In Calothrix sp. PCC 7507, one DNA window encodes the following:
- a CDS encoding polyketide synthase: protein MEKIAIIGLSCLFPDANNPEKFWQNLTAEKDSTSNVTTQDLGVDPTIFYDQNKGKPEKIYFLKGGYIRDFQFNPSEYNLPPELLHGLDNTFKWSLYAAKQAIQNSGYWGNQSVLSKCGVILGNLSFPTKSSNQLFAPIYQQTINPAIAQLLQDQDFKLAKLPTTAKASPSNAMISGLPAALISQAFSLSSNHFCIDAACSSSFYAIKLASHYLRSHKADVMLAGAISCVDPLFLRMLFSGIQGYPENGISSPLDKSSRGLITSEGIGMVMLKRYSDAIRDGDKILATIIGNGLSNDGKGKHLLSPNSKGQTLAFERAYTEAKINPNQIDYMECHATGTLLGDTTEFNSIETFFGQHQAKPLIGSTKANVGHLLVTAGMVSLTKTICSMNHSLIPPTINVTEPIGADNNIISAKTIVRTPTPWPNNTPIKRAALSAFGFGGTNSHLILEQENLCVPLR, encoded by the coding sequence ATGGAAAAAATCGCCATAATCGGATTATCATGTCTCTTTCCCGACGCCAATAATCCCGAAAAGTTTTGGCAAAATCTCACCGCAGAAAAAGACTCCACATCTAACGTTACCACCCAAGACTTAGGCGTAGATCCCACAATATTTTACGACCAAAATAAAGGCAAACCGGAAAAAATTTACTTTCTCAAAGGCGGATATATCCGCGACTTTCAATTTAACCCCAGCGAATATAACCTACCACCAGAACTACTCCACGGCTTAGATAATACCTTCAAGTGGTCACTATACGCCGCCAAACAAGCGATACAAAATAGTGGCTACTGGGGGAACCAAAGCGTTCTCTCAAAATGCGGCGTAATTCTAGGCAACTTATCCTTTCCTACCAAATCTTCCAATCAATTATTTGCCCCCATTTATCAGCAAACCATTAATCCAGCGATCGCACAACTACTACAAGACCAAGACTTCAAACTAGCGAAATTACCCACAACCGCTAAAGCCTCTCCCAGCAACGCCATGATATCCGGCTTACCAGCCGCGTTAATCTCCCAAGCTTTCTCCTTATCTAGCAATCATTTCTGCATAGACGCAGCTTGCTCATCCTCATTTTATGCCATCAAGCTGGCATCTCATTACTTGCGATCGCACAAAGCCGATGTCATGTTAGCTGGTGCCATCAGCTGTGTAGACCCACTATTCTTGCGGATGCTATTCTCCGGAATCCAAGGCTACCCCGAAAACGGCATCAGTTCACCCCTAGATAAATCCTCCAGAGGACTCATCACATCTGAAGGCATCGGCATGGTCATGCTCAAACGCTATAGTGATGCTATCAGAGACGGCGACAAAATTTTAGCCACCATCATCGGTAATGGACTCTCCAACGACGGCAAAGGTAAACACCTACTCAGCCCTAATTCCAAAGGACAAACCTTAGCATTTGAACGCGCATATACCGAAGCAAAAATTAATCCCAACCAAATAGATTATATGGAGTGTCACGCTACAGGCACCCTATTAGGAGATACCACAGAATTCAACTCCATAGAAACCTTCTTCGGCCAACACCAAGCCAAACCCCTAATTGGTTCAACCAAAGCTAACGTCGGTCACCTACTCGTTACTGCCGGCATGGTTAGCTTAACCAAAACAATTTGTAGCATGAATCATAGCCTTATCCCCCCAACAATTAACGTCACCGAACCCATCGGTGCCGACAATAACATCATCTCAGCAAAAACCATAGTCAGAACCCCCACACCCTGGCCCAACAACACCCCCATCAAACGTGCCGCCCTCAGCGCCTTCGGCTTTGGCGGTACCAATTCCCACCTCATCCTCGAACAAGAAAACCTCTGCGTACCTTTGCGTTGA
- a CDS encoding SDR family NAD(P)-dependent oxidoreductase yields MTTQTPSVFLITGGAKGITAECTIKLAKKQPGKFILLGRSELLATEPEYAQDCLEDAPLKKRIMENLLAQGEKPTPMSVQKIYNKIDSSREIKKTLAAIQQTGSTAEYLSVDVTDKIALQQKLNAVVNRVGRITGIIHGAGNLADKLIEKKTEQDFEKVYTAKVQGLENLLTCINPEQLQHLVLFSSVTGFYGNIGQSDYAIANEILNKSAHLIKQNYPDCHVVAINWGAWDSGMVSPELKKALAERGIDIIPVEVGTQMLVKELQPQHHATTQLVIGSPMTPPPAPLDSTLKTYRIRRRMTVENNPFLLDHMIAGYPVLPATNAMSWMINGCEECYPGYRYFSCKEFKFLKGIIFNETVATEHILELKELTKNDGESIEIQAKILSKTPQGKTHYHFSSTVKLVRELPTAPIYERVNLTPDNIITTAGKDLYQNGASSLFHGPCFQAIEKVLNISPEKITVECFWKDITPQQQGQFPIHWHNPYSTDLSTHPLWIWLSHFHQEVCLPGQMATSEQYRTTPCNETFYVSCEIKEKKATSATADFYLHDRNGQLFSRILGSRAVVVPMDLLQPK; encoded by the coding sequence ATGACCACACAAACCCCCTCAGTATTCCTCATAACTGGCGGCGCCAAAGGAATCACCGCCGAATGCACCATCAAATTAGCAAAAAAACAACCCGGTAAATTCATCCTCCTCGGTCGTTCGGAACTATTAGCCACCGAACCAGAATATGCTCAAGATTGTTTAGAAGACGCTCCATTAAAAAAACGCATCATGGAAAATCTCCTAGCCCAAGGAGAGAAACCCACACCCATGAGTGTACAAAAAATCTATAACAAAATTGACTCCAGCCGAGAAATCAAAAAAACCTTAGCAGCCATTCAACAAACAGGAAGCACTGCAGAATATCTCAGCGTCGATGTCACAGATAAAATCGCCTTACAACAGAAACTAAACGCCGTTGTCAACCGTGTGGGAAGAATCACAGGTATCATACATGGCGCAGGCAACCTAGCCGATAAATTAATCGAAAAGAAAACCGAACAAGACTTTGAAAAAGTTTACACCGCCAAAGTTCAGGGACTAGAAAACCTGTTAACTTGCATTAACCCCGAACAACTCCAGCACTTAGTGTTGTTTTCCTCCGTAACAGGATTTTACGGCAACATTGGACAATCAGATTATGCGATCGCCAACGAAATCCTCAACAAATCAGCCCACCTCATCAAACAAAACTACCCAGACTGTCACGTAGTCGCCATCAACTGGGGCGCTTGGGATAGTGGAATGGTGTCACCAGAACTCAAAAAAGCCTTAGCCGAAAGAGGAATTGACATCATCCCCGTAGAAGTTGGCACACAAATGCTAGTCAAAGAACTGCAACCCCAACATCACGCCACTACCCAACTTGTCATTGGTAGCCCCATGACACCACCACCAGCGCCCCTAGATTCCACACTCAAAACCTATCGCATTCGGCGGCGCATGACAGTAGAAAATAACCCCTTTCTACTAGATCATATGATAGCTGGATATCCAGTATTACCAGCAACCAACGCCATGTCATGGATGATTAACGGTTGTGAAGAATGTTATCCAGGCTATAGATATTTCAGTTGCAAGGAATTTAAATTCTTAAAAGGAATCATCTTCAACGAAACCGTAGCAACAGAACACATACTCGAACTAAAAGAACTCACCAAAAACGATGGTGAATCAATCGAAATTCAAGCCAAAATTCTCAGCAAAACCCCCCAAGGCAAAACCCATTATCACTTCAGTTCTACAGTCAAACTAGTAAGAGAACTACCCACAGCCCCAATTTATGAAAGAGTAAATCTCACCCCAGACAACATCATCACCACCGCAGGCAAAGACTTATACCAGAACGGCGCATCCTCATTATTTCACGGCCCCTGCTTCCAAGCAATTGAAAAAGTTTTAAACATCAGCCCAGAAAAAATTACAGTAGAATGCTTTTGGAAAGACATCACACCCCAACAACAAGGACAATTCCCCATCCATTGGCATAACCCCTATTCAACAGACCTTAGCACCCACCCATTATGGATTTGGTTAAGCCATTTTCATCAAGAAGTTTGCTTACCAGGACAAATGGCCACATCCGAACAGTATAGAACCACACCCTGCAACGAAACCTTTTATGTTTCCTGCGAAATCAAAGAGAAAAAAGCCACCAGCGCCACCGCCGACTTCTACCTCCACGATCGCAACGGACAACTATTCTCGCGTATCCTAGGATCTAGAGCAGTTGTTGTACCAATGGACTTACTGCAACCAAAATAA